A section of the Telopea speciosissima isolate NSW1024214 ecotype Mountain lineage chromosome 3, Tspe_v1, whole genome shotgun sequence genome encodes:
- the LOC122656473 gene encoding B3 domain-containing protein Os01g0905400-like isoform X9 encodes MGYKNDVCTECTKKCLLIHGKRESSPTVTSFFKVLVGDGFSEVLFIPPKFARTVSSMLGRKTYLEDSSGQRWSVKVSTIDGSLAFRQGWDEFASDHFLENGQFLVFTYIIGSHFVVQIYDKSGCEKLNFSQKLTSGGKKAKPKLCSDHLPSDGRKPVPMEAHFPMVDRGYMNEQGSSSTVPSSSNIEIIDSDDKDAEKTVMAAKCNSLCDISRERPKSDATVDCTEVPFYIIDRDFTTEQDETRTALFDLSNFEILRDQSGANRMENVSVAVGKETSSYRQGDPEKPQASVGEGTVHKDPVAVNESCGQASFDVSDLEVTEMECSAEVIDKVPSKFKKDSCCHHASLRPQIPSSGQPDEKKSGNPDMSKIVFGQYPLATRRNINDLGTKSVVKVKMEEAPLIGSSGSVPQIITKVPGCFGAPAALEGEKGTKSVVKVKMEEAPLIGSSGSVPQIITKVPGYFGAPVALEGEKGKGLKVVKKEDGGMMKEANGKISKTSKEESGEKFSHGSKDKGSTYISVKTEPMDSDDFSSSDLIDFCDSVTAVTQSWLELPTVSVSWKGKLRMDRKLVLLRDPAMKVWAVLYHERPGFRVLTSGWEAFAKANNIQPGDTCIFGVESRSEGLFRVNIVRRSLHL; translated from the exons atgGGTTACAAGAATGACGTATGCACGGAATGTACTAAAAAATGCTTGTTGATCCATGGAAAGAGAGAATCTTCTCCTACGGTTACTTCGTTCTTCAAAGTCTTGGTTGGTGATGGCTTCTCCGAAGTTCTG TTCATCCCTCCTAAATTTGCACGCACGGTTAGCTCCATGCTTGGTCGAAAAACTTATCTGGAAGACTCGAGTGGACAACGTTGGAGTGTCAAAGTATCCACTATTGATGGCTCCTTAGCTTTTCGACAAGGGTGGGATGAATTTGCATCAGATCATTTTCTGGAAAATGGGCAGTTTTTAGTATTCACTTACATTATTGGATCACACTTTGTGGTTCAAATATATGATAAAAGTGGATGTGAAAAGTTAAATTTCTCTCAGAAACTGACGAGTGGCGGGAAAAAGGCTAAGCCTAAGCTTTGCTCTGATCATTTGCCTTCAGATGGCAGAAAACCTGTTCCTATGGAGGCTCATTTTCCAATGGTTGATAGAGGTTATATGAATGAGCAGGGCTCAAGTTCAACAGTACCTTCTTCATCTAATATTGAAATAATTGACAGTGATGATAAAGATGCTGAGAAGACAGTGATGGCTGCTAAATGCAATTCTCTTTGTGATATTAGCCGAGAAAGACCTAAATCCGATGCAACAGTAGACTGCACAGAAGTTCCATTCTACATAATCGATAGAGACTTCACAACCGAACAAGATGAAACCAGGACTGCCCTTTTTGATTTGTCGAACTTTGAAATATTGAGAGACCAATCTGGGGCCAATCGAATGGAGAATGTGTCAGTTGCTGTTGGAAAGGAAACATCTTCCTATCGTCAGGGGGACCCAGAAAAACCTCAAGCCTCAGTTGGAGAAGGCACTGTACATAAAGATCCAGTGGCTGTTAATGAATCCTGTGGACAAGCTTCTTTTGATGTATCTGACTTGGAAGTGACTGAGATGGAATGCAGTGCTGAAGTTATAGACAAA GTGCcctcaaaattcaaaaaggaTTCCTGTTGCCACCATGCCTCTTTGCGACCCCAAATTCCATCTTCAGGGCAGCCTGATGAAAAGAAGAGCGGGAACCCTGATATGTCCAAGATTGTCTTTGGCCAATATCCTCTTGCTACGAGACGGAACATCAATGATTTGG gaaccaagtcagtggtTAAAGTCAAAATGGAAGAAGCTCCCCTTATCGGAAGCAGTGGAAGTGTTCCACAGATTATCACTAAAGTACCTGGGTGCTTTGGTGCTCCAGCTGCCTTGGAAGGAGAAAAGG gaaccaagtcagtggtAAAAGTCAAAATGGAAGAAGCTCCCCTTATCGGAAGCAGTGGAAGTGTTCCACAGATTATCACTAAAGTACCTGGGTACTTTGGTGCTCCAGTTGCCTTGGAAGGAGAAAAGG GGAAAGGGCTGAAGGTAGTTAAGAAAGAGGATGGAGGAATGATGAAGGAAGCCAatg GGAAGATATCCAAGACAAGTAAAGAAGAGTCTGGGGAGAAATTTAGTCATGGTTCCAAAGACAAGGGAAGCACTTACATATCTGTGAAAACAGAACCAATGGATTCAGATGATTTCTCATCATCCGATTTGATCGATTTTTGCGATTCAGTGACGGCAGTAACTCAGTCTTGGCTT GAGTTGCCAACAGTTTCAGTTTCGTGGAAGGGGAAGTTAAGAATGGATAGGAAGTTAGTGCTCCTTCGTGATCCAGCCATGAAAGTGTGGGCAGTCCTCTATCACGAAAGACCTGGGTTCAGAGTCTTAACCAGCGGGTGGGAAGCTTTCGCCAAGGCAAACAACATTCAACCAGGAGATACATGCATTTTTGGAGTTGAAAGTCGATCAGAAGGTCTATTCCGTGTGAATATTGTCAGGAG AAGTTTGCACTTGTAA
- the LOC122656473 gene encoding uncharacterized protein LOC122656473 isoform X6, with protein sequence MGYKNDVCTECTKKCLLIHGKRESSPTVTSFFKVLVGDGFSEVLFIPPKFARTVSSMLGRKTYLEDSSGQRWSVKVSTIDGSLAFRQGWDEFASDHFLENGQFLVFTYIIGSHFVVQIYDKSGCEKLNFSQKLTSGGKKAKPKLCSDHLPSDGRKPVPMEAHFPMVDRGYMNEQGSSSTVPSSSNIEIIDSDDKDAEKTVMAAKCNSLCDISRERPKSDATVDCTEVPFYIIDRDFTTEQDETRTALFDLSNFEILRDQSGANRMENVSVAVGKETSSYRQGDPEKPQASVGEGTVHKDPVAVNESCGQASFDVSDLEVTEMECSAEVIDKVPSKFKKDSCCHHASLRPQIPSSGQPDEKKSGNPDMSKIVFGQYPLATRRNINDLGTKSVVKVKMEEAPLIGSSGSVPQIITKVPGCFGAPAALEGEKGTKSVVKVKMEEAPLIGSSGSVPQIITKVPGYFGAPVALEGTKSVVKIKMEETPLIGSSGSVPQIITKVPGCFGAPVALKGEKGKGLKVVKKEDGGMMKEANVCLTGKISKTSKEESGEKFSHGSKDKGSTYISVKTEPMDSDDFSSSDLIDFCDSVTAVTQSWLELPTVKVWAVLYHERPGFRVLTSGWEAFAKANNIQPGDTCIFGVESRSEGLFRVNIVRRSLHL encoded by the exons atgGGTTACAAGAATGACGTATGCACGGAATGTACTAAAAAATGCTTGTTGATCCATGGAAAGAGAGAATCTTCTCCTACGGTTACTTCGTTCTTCAAAGTCTTGGTTGGTGATGGCTTCTCCGAAGTTCTG TTCATCCCTCCTAAATTTGCACGCACGGTTAGCTCCATGCTTGGTCGAAAAACTTATCTGGAAGACTCGAGTGGACAACGTTGGAGTGTCAAAGTATCCACTATTGATGGCTCCTTAGCTTTTCGACAAGGGTGGGATGAATTTGCATCAGATCATTTTCTGGAAAATGGGCAGTTTTTAGTATTCACTTACATTATTGGATCACACTTTGTGGTTCAAATATATGATAAAAGTGGATGTGAAAAGTTAAATTTCTCTCAGAAACTGACGAGTGGCGGGAAAAAGGCTAAGCCTAAGCTTTGCTCTGATCATTTGCCTTCAGATGGCAGAAAACCTGTTCCTATGGAGGCTCATTTTCCAATGGTTGATAGAGGTTATATGAATGAGCAGGGCTCAAGTTCAACAGTACCTTCTTCATCTAATATTGAAATAATTGACAGTGATGATAAAGATGCTGAGAAGACAGTGATGGCTGCTAAATGCAATTCTCTTTGTGATATTAGCCGAGAAAGACCTAAATCCGATGCAACAGTAGACTGCACAGAAGTTCCATTCTACATAATCGATAGAGACTTCACAACCGAACAAGATGAAACCAGGACTGCCCTTTTTGATTTGTCGAACTTTGAAATATTGAGAGACCAATCTGGGGCCAATCGAATGGAGAATGTGTCAGTTGCTGTTGGAAAGGAAACATCTTCCTATCGTCAGGGGGACCCAGAAAAACCTCAAGCCTCAGTTGGAGAAGGCACTGTACATAAAGATCCAGTGGCTGTTAATGAATCCTGTGGACAAGCTTCTTTTGATGTATCTGACTTGGAAGTGACTGAGATGGAATGCAGTGCTGAAGTTATAGACAAA GTGCcctcaaaattcaaaaaggaTTCCTGTTGCCACCATGCCTCTTTGCGACCCCAAATTCCATCTTCAGGGCAGCCTGATGAAAAGAAGAGCGGGAACCCTGATATGTCCAAGATTGTCTTTGGCCAATATCCTCTTGCTACGAGACGGAACATCAATGATTTGG gaaccaagtcagtggtTAAAGTCAAAATGGAAGAAGCTCCCCTTATCGGAAGCAGTGGAAGTGTTCCACAGATTATCACTAAAGTACCTGGGTGCTTTGGTGCTCCAGCTGCCTTGGAAGGAGAAAAGG gaaccaagtcagtggtAAAAGTCAAAATGGAAGAAGCTCCCCTTATCGGAAGCAGTGGAAGTGTTCCACAGATTATCACTAAAGTACCTGGGTACTTTGGTGCTCCAGTTGCCTTGGAAG gaaccaagtcagtggtAAAAATCAAAATGGAAGAAACTCCCCTTATTGGAAGCAGTGGAAGTGTTCCGCAAATTATCACTAAAGTACCTGGGTGCTTTGGTGCTCCAGTTGCCTTGAAAGGAGAAAAGG GGAAAGGGCTGAAGGTAGTTAAGAAAGAGGATGGAGGAATGATGAAGGAAGCCAatg TGTGTTTGACAGGGAAGATATCCAAGACAAGTAAAGAAGAGTCTGGGGAGAAATTTAGTCATGGTTCCAAAGACAAGGGAAGCACTTACATATCTGTGAAAACAGAACCAATGGATTCAGATGATTTCTCATCATCCGATTTGATCGATTTTTGCGATTCAGTGACGGCAGTAACTCAGTCTTGGCTT GAGTTGCCAACAGTT AAAGTGTGGGCAGTCCTCTATCACGAAAGACCTGGGTTCAGAGTCTTAACCAGCGGGTGGGAAGCTTTCGCCAAGGCAAACAACATTCAACCAGGAGATACATGCATTTTTGGAGTTGAAAGTCGATCAGAAGGTCTATTCCGTGTGAATATTGTCAGGAG AAGTTTGCACTTGTAA
- the LOC122656473 gene encoding B3 domain-containing protein Os01g0905400-like isoform X12, with the protein MGYKNDVCTECTKKCLLIHGKRESSPTVTSFFKVLVGDGFSEVLFIPPKFARTVSSMLGRKTYLEDSSGQRWSVKVSTIDGSLAFRQGWDEFASDHFLENGQFLVFTYIIGSHFVVQIYDKSGCEKLNFSQKLTSGGKKAKPKLCSDHLPSDGRKPVPMEAHFPMVDRGYMNEQGSSSTVPSSSNIEIIDSDDKDAEKTVMAAKCNSLCDISRERPKSDATVDCTEVPFYIIDRDFTTEQDETRTALFDLSNFEILRDQSGANRMENVSVAVGKETSSYRQGDPEKPQASVGEGTVHKDPVAVNESCGQASFDVSDLEVTEMECSAEVIDKVPSKFKKDSCCHHASLRPQIPSSGQPDEKKSGNPDMSKIVFGQYPLATRRNINDLGTKSVVKIKMEETPLIGSSGSVPQIITKVPGCFGAPVALKGEKGKGLKVVKKEDGGMMKEANVCLTGKISKTSKEESGEKFSHGSKDKGSTYISVKTEPMDSDDFSSSDLIDFCDSVTAVTQSWLELPTVSVSWKGKLRMDRKLVLLRDPAMKVWAVLYHERPGFRVLTSGWEAFAKANNIQPGDTCIFGVESRSEGLFRVNIVRRSLHL; encoded by the exons atgGGTTACAAGAATGACGTATGCACGGAATGTACTAAAAAATGCTTGTTGATCCATGGAAAGAGAGAATCTTCTCCTACGGTTACTTCGTTCTTCAAAGTCTTGGTTGGTGATGGCTTCTCCGAAGTTCTG TTCATCCCTCCTAAATTTGCACGCACGGTTAGCTCCATGCTTGGTCGAAAAACTTATCTGGAAGACTCGAGTGGACAACGTTGGAGTGTCAAAGTATCCACTATTGATGGCTCCTTAGCTTTTCGACAAGGGTGGGATGAATTTGCATCAGATCATTTTCTGGAAAATGGGCAGTTTTTAGTATTCACTTACATTATTGGATCACACTTTGTGGTTCAAATATATGATAAAAGTGGATGTGAAAAGTTAAATTTCTCTCAGAAACTGACGAGTGGCGGGAAAAAGGCTAAGCCTAAGCTTTGCTCTGATCATTTGCCTTCAGATGGCAGAAAACCTGTTCCTATGGAGGCTCATTTTCCAATGGTTGATAGAGGTTATATGAATGAGCAGGGCTCAAGTTCAACAGTACCTTCTTCATCTAATATTGAAATAATTGACAGTGATGATAAAGATGCTGAGAAGACAGTGATGGCTGCTAAATGCAATTCTCTTTGTGATATTAGCCGAGAAAGACCTAAATCCGATGCAACAGTAGACTGCACAGAAGTTCCATTCTACATAATCGATAGAGACTTCACAACCGAACAAGATGAAACCAGGACTGCCCTTTTTGATTTGTCGAACTTTGAAATATTGAGAGACCAATCTGGGGCCAATCGAATGGAGAATGTGTCAGTTGCTGTTGGAAAGGAAACATCTTCCTATCGTCAGGGGGACCCAGAAAAACCTCAAGCCTCAGTTGGAGAAGGCACTGTACATAAAGATCCAGTGGCTGTTAATGAATCCTGTGGACAAGCTTCTTTTGATGTATCTGACTTGGAAGTGACTGAGATGGAATGCAGTGCTGAAGTTATAGACAAA GTGCcctcaaaattcaaaaaggaTTCCTGTTGCCACCATGCCTCTTTGCGACCCCAAATTCCATCTTCAGGGCAGCCTGATGAAAAGAAGAGCGGGAACCCTGATATGTCCAAGATTGTCTTTGGCCAATATCCTCTTGCTACGAGACGGAACATCAATGATTTGG gaaccaagtcagtggtAAAAATCAAAATGGAAGAAACTCCCCTTATTGGAAGCAGTGGAAGTGTTCCGCAAATTATCACTAAAGTACCTGGGTGCTTTGGTGCTCCAGTTGCCTTGAAAGGAGAAAAGG GGAAAGGGCTGAAGGTAGTTAAGAAAGAGGATGGAGGAATGATGAAGGAAGCCAatg TGTGTTTGACAGGGAAGATATCCAAGACAAGTAAAGAAGAGTCTGGGGAGAAATTTAGTCATGGTTCCAAAGACAAGGGAAGCACTTACATATCTGTGAAAACAGAACCAATGGATTCAGATGATTTCTCATCATCCGATTTGATCGATTTTTGCGATTCAGTGACGGCAGTAACTCAGTCTTGGCTT GAGTTGCCAACAGTTTCAGTTTCGTGGAAGGGGAAGTTAAGAATGGATAGGAAGTTAGTGCTCCTTCGTGATCCAGCCATGAAAGTGTGGGCAGTCCTCTATCACGAAAGACCTGGGTTCAGAGTCTTAACCAGCGGGTGGGAAGCTTTCGCCAAGGCAAACAACATTCAACCAGGAGATACATGCATTTTTGGAGTTGAAAGTCGATCAGAAGGTCTATTCCGTGTGAATATTGTCAGGAG AAGTTTGCACTTGTAA
- the LOC122656473 gene encoding B3 domain-containing protein Os02g0598200-like isoform X4, with translation MGYKNDVCTECTKKCLLIHGKRESSPTVTSFFKVLVGDGFSEVLFIPPKFARTVSSMLGRKTYLEDSSGQRWSVKVSTIDGSLAFRQGWDEFASDHFLENGQFLVFTYIIGSHFVVQIYDKSGCEKLNFSQKLTSGGKKAKPKLCSDHLPSDGRKPVPMEAHFPMVDRGYMNEQGSSSTVPSSSNIEIIDSDDKDAEKTVMAAKCNSLCDISRERPKSDATVDCTEVPFYIIDRDFTTEQDETRTALFDLSNFEILRDQSGANRMENVSVAVGKETSSYRQGDPEKPQASVGEGTVHKDPVAVNESCGQASFDVSDLEVTEMECSAEVIDKVPSKFKKDSCCHHASLRPQIPSSGQPDEKKSGNPDMSKIVFGQYPLATRRNINDLGTKSVVKVKMEEAPLIGSSGSVPQIITKVPGCFGAPAALEGEKGTKSVVKVKMEEAPLIGSSGSVPQIITKVPGYFGAPVALEGTKSVVKIKMEETPLIGSSGSVPQIITKVPGCFGAPVALKGEKGKGLKVVKKEDGGMMKEANVCLTGKISKTSKEESGEKFSHGSKDKGSTYISVKTEPMDSDDFSSSDLIDFCDSVTAVTQSWLELPTVSVSWKGKLRMDRKLVLLRDPAMKVWAVLYHERPGFRVLTSGWEAFAKANNIQPGDTCIFGVESRSEGLFRVNIVRR, from the exons atgGGTTACAAGAATGACGTATGCACGGAATGTACTAAAAAATGCTTGTTGATCCATGGAAAGAGAGAATCTTCTCCTACGGTTACTTCGTTCTTCAAAGTCTTGGTTGGTGATGGCTTCTCCGAAGTTCTG TTCATCCCTCCTAAATTTGCACGCACGGTTAGCTCCATGCTTGGTCGAAAAACTTATCTGGAAGACTCGAGTGGACAACGTTGGAGTGTCAAAGTATCCACTATTGATGGCTCCTTAGCTTTTCGACAAGGGTGGGATGAATTTGCATCAGATCATTTTCTGGAAAATGGGCAGTTTTTAGTATTCACTTACATTATTGGATCACACTTTGTGGTTCAAATATATGATAAAAGTGGATGTGAAAAGTTAAATTTCTCTCAGAAACTGACGAGTGGCGGGAAAAAGGCTAAGCCTAAGCTTTGCTCTGATCATTTGCCTTCAGATGGCAGAAAACCTGTTCCTATGGAGGCTCATTTTCCAATGGTTGATAGAGGTTATATGAATGAGCAGGGCTCAAGTTCAACAGTACCTTCTTCATCTAATATTGAAATAATTGACAGTGATGATAAAGATGCTGAGAAGACAGTGATGGCTGCTAAATGCAATTCTCTTTGTGATATTAGCCGAGAAAGACCTAAATCCGATGCAACAGTAGACTGCACAGAAGTTCCATTCTACATAATCGATAGAGACTTCACAACCGAACAAGATGAAACCAGGACTGCCCTTTTTGATTTGTCGAACTTTGAAATATTGAGAGACCAATCTGGGGCCAATCGAATGGAGAATGTGTCAGTTGCTGTTGGAAAGGAAACATCTTCCTATCGTCAGGGGGACCCAGAAAAACCTCAAGCCTCAGTTGGAGAAGGCACTGTACATAAAGATCCAGTGGCTGTTAATGAATCCTGTGGACAAGCTTCTTTTGATGTATCTGACTTGGAAGTGACTGAGATGGAATGCAGTGCTGAAGTTATAGACAAA GTGCcctcaaaattcaaaaaggaTTCCTGTTGCCACCATGCCTCTTTGCGACCCCAAATTCCATCTTCAGGGCAGCCTGATGAAAAGAAGAGCGGGAACCCTGATATGTCCAAGATTGTCTTTGGCCAATATCCTCTTGCTACGAGACGGAACATCAATGATTTGG gaaccaagtcagtggtTAAAGTCAAAATGGAAGAAGCTCCCCTTATCGGAAGCAGTGGAAGTGTTCCACAGATTATCACTAAAGTACCTGGGTGCTTTGGTGCTCCAGCTGCCTTGGAAGGAGAAAAGG gaaccaagtcagtggtAAAAGTCAAAATGGAAGAAGCTCCCCTTATCGGAAGCAGTGGAAGTGTTCCACAGATTATCACTAAAGTACCTGGGTACTTTGGTGCTCCAGTTGCCTTGGAAG gaaccaagtcagtggtAAAAATCAAAATGGAAGAAACTCCCCTTATTGGAAGCAGTGGAAGTGTTCCGCAAATTATCACTAAAGTACCTGGGTGCTTTGGTGCTCCAGTTGCCTTGAAAGGAGAAAAGG GGAAAGGGCTGAAGGTAGTTAAGAAAGAGGATGGAGGAATGATGAAGGAAGCCAatg TGTGTTTGACAGGGAAGATATCCAAGACAAGTAAAGAAGAGTCTGGGGAGAAATTTAGTCATGGTTCCAAAGACAAGGGAAGCACTTACATATCTGTGAAAACAGAACCAATGGATTCAGATGATTTCTCATCATCCGATTTGATCGATTTTTGCGATTCAGTGACGGCAGTAACTCAGTCTTGGCTT GAGTTGCCAACAGTTTCAGTTTCGTGGAAGGGGAAGTTAAGAATGGATAGGAAGTTAGTGCTCCTTCGTGATCCAGCCATGAAAGTGTGGGCAGTCCTCTATCACGAAAGACCTGGGTTCAGAGTCTTAACCAGCGGGTGGGAAGCTTTCGCCAAGGCAAACAACATTCAACCAGGAGATACATGCATTTTTGGAGTTGAAAGTCGATCAGAAGGTCTATTCCGTGTGAATATTGTCAGGAGGTAA
- the LOC122656473 gene encoding uncharacterized protein LOC122656473 isoform X11, whose product MGYKNDVCTECTKKCLLIHGKRESSPTVTSFFKVLVGDGFSEVLFIPPKFARTVSSMLGRKTYLEDSSGQRWSVKVSTIDGSLAFRQGWDEFASDHFLENGQFLVFTYIIGSHFVVQIYDKSGCEKLNFSQKLTSGGKKAKPKLCSDHLPSDGRKPVPMEAHFPMVDRGYMNEQGSSSTVPSSSNIEIIDSDDKDAEKTVMAAKCNSLCDISRERPKSDATVDCTEVPFYIIDRDFTTEQDETRTALFDLSNFEILRDQSGANRMENVSVAVGKETSSYRQGDPEKPQASVGEGTVHKDPVAVNESCGQASFDVSDLEVTEMECSAEVIDKVPSKFKKDSCCHHASLRPQIPSSGQPDEKKSGNPDMSKIVFGQYPLATRRNINDLGTKSVVKVKMEEAPLIGSSGSVPQIITKVPGCFGAPAALEGEKGTKSVVKVKMEEAPLIGSSGSVPQIITKVPGYFGAPVALEGTKSVVKIKMEETPLIGSSGSVPQIITKVPGCFGAPVALKGEKGKGLKVVKKEDGGMMKEANVCLTGKISKTSKEESGEKFSHGSKDKGSTYISVKTEPMDSDDFSSSDLIDFCDSVTAVTQSWLHECRSCQQFQFRGRGS is encoded by the exons atgGGTTACAAGAATGACGTATGCACGGAATGTACTAAAAAATGCTTGTTGATCCATGGAAAGAGAGAATCTTCTCCTACGGTTACTTCGTTCTTCAAAGTCTTGGTTGGTGATGGCTTCTCCGAAGTTCTG TTCATCCCTCCTAAATTTGCACGCACGGTTAGCTCCATGCTTGGTCGAAAAACTTATCTGGAAGACTCGAGTGGACAACGTTGGAGTGTCAAAGTATCCACTATTGATGGCTCCTTAGCTTTTCGACAAGGGTGGGATGAATTTGCATCAGATCATTTTCTGGAAAATGGGCAGTTTTTAGTATTCACTTACATTATTGGATCACACTTTGTGGTTCAAATATATGATAAAAGTGGATGTGAAAAGTTAAATTTCTCTCAGAAACTGACGAGTGGCGGGAAAAAGGCTAAGCCTAAGCTTTGCTCTGATCATTTGCCTTCAGATGGCAGAAAACCTGTTCCTATGGAGGCTCATTTTCCAATGGTTGATAGAGGTTATATGAATGAGCAGGGCTCAAGTTCAACAGTACCTTCTTCATCTAATATTGAAATAATTGACAGTGATGATAAAGATGCTGAGAAGACAGTGATGGCTGCTAAATGCAATTCTCTTTGTGATATTAGCCGAGAAAGACCTAAATCCGATGCAACAGTAGACTGCACAGAAGTTCCATTCTACATAATCGATAGAGACTTCACAACCGAACAAGATGAAACCAGGACTGCCCTTTTTGATTTGTCGAACTTTGAAATATTGAGAGACCAATCTGGGGCCAATCGAATGGAGAATGTGTCAGTTGCTGTTGGAAAGGAAACATCTTCCTATCGTCAGGGGGACCCAGAAAAACCTCAAGCCTCAGTTGGAGAAGGCACTGTACATAAAGATCCAGTGGCTGTTAATGAATCCTGTGGACAAGCTTCTTTTGATGTATCTGACTTGGAAGTGACTGAGATGGAATGCAGTGCTGAAGTTATAGACAAA GTGCcctcaaaattcaaaaaggaTTCCTGTTGCCACCATGCCTCTTTGCGACCCCAAATTCCATCTTCAGGGCAGCCTGATGAAAAGAAGAGCGGGAACCCTGATATGTCCAAGATTGTCTTTGGCCAATATCCTCTTGCTACGAGACGGAACATCAATGATTTGG gaaccaagtcagtggtTAAAGTCAAAATGGAAGAAGCTCCCCTTATCGGAAGCAGTGGAAGTGTTCCACAGATTATCACTAAAGTACCTGGGTGCTTTGGTGCTCCAGCTGCCTTGGAAGGAGAAAAGG gaaccaagtcagtggtAAAAGTCAAAATGGAAGAAGCTCCCCTTATCGGAAGCAGTGGAAGTGTTCCACAGATTATCACTAAAGTACCTGGGTACTTTGGTGCTCCAGTTGCCTTGGAAG gaaccaagtcagtggtAAAAATCAAAATGGAAGAAACTCCCCTTATTGGAAGCAGTGGAAGTGTTCCGCAAATTATCACTAAAGTACCTGGGTGCTTTGGTGCTCCAGTTGCCTTGAAAGGAGAAAAGG GGAAAGGGCTGAAGGTAGTTAAGAAAGAGGATGGAGGAATGATGAAGGAAGCCAatg TGTGTTTGACAGGGAAGATATCCAAGACAAGTAAAGAAGAGTCTGGGGAGAAATTTAGTCATGGTTCCAAAGACAAGGGAAGCACTTACATATCTGTGAAAACAGAACCAATGGATTCAGATGATTTCTCATCATCCGATTTGATCGATTTTTGCGATTCAGTGACGGCAGTAACTCAGTCTTGGCTT CATGAATGCAGGAGTTGCCAACAGTTTCAGTTTCGTGGAAGGGGAAGTTAA